The genomic DNA GTGTAGAGAAAGGAGGAGCCGTAGCAATAGCCGAGCACCGATGCGGCCCACGGCGTTTCGCGCATGCGCTGGTATTGCGCCGGATCGTTGCCCAGGCCGAGGCCCATTCCGCGGGCGCCCATCGTGTCGGGCATGCGCGCGCCCGAGGACTCGCCCAGGAACACGATCGGCATGCCGCGCTGCGTCGCGACGCGCTTCATGTGCGCCACCTTGCGCACATTGGTGGCGCCGCTCGACGCACCCAGCACGGTGAAGTCGTTGGAGACCACGGCCGCCCAACGGCCGTCGATCTTGCCGTAGCCGGTGATCTTGCCGTCCGCCGGCGTGCGGTCCTCGTCTTCGCGCGAATGGGTCGAGGTTGCGAACAGGCCGGATTCCGAGAAGGTGCCGGCATCGAACAGCCGGTCGATTCTGGAGCGTGCGTTCATGACGCCGGCCAGCTGCCGCTTCTCGATCTTCGCTGCGCCGCCCATGGCCAAAGCGATGGCGCGGCGCCTCTCGAACTCCTGGTCCAGGCTCTTCTTGAACTCCGACGGACTGGCAGAACTGCTGCTCATGACACTTCTTTCTCGATGATGGAGGGGGTGGTGGGCGACGCGACGATGATCCGGTCGCGCTTCAGTTCGGCGATCTCGGCGGCGCCAAGGCCGAGGATCTCGGCCAGCACGTCCGCCGTGTCTTCGCCCACGCCATGGCCGGTGTGCCTGACGGCCCCGGGCGTCTCGGACAGCTTGGGAACGACACCGGCGAGGACGACCGTGCCCAAGGTGTCGTCGGGTACGCGCAGCAGCATGTCCCTCGCCTCGAAATGCGCGTCCTTGAAGATGTCGGCGACCGAATAGATCGGGGCGGACGGCACGCCGCCCTCGTTCAGCGCCGCCACCACGTCGTCGAGCACGTGGGTCCGCACCCAGCCGGCGATGATGTCGTCGAGCACTTCTTCGTTGGCAGAGCGTGCCAGCTGCGTCCGATAGCGGTCGTCGTCGGCGAGCTCGGATTGCCCCATGGCCGTCGCCAGCCGCGCGAACACCGCGTCGCCCATCGCGGTGATGTGGATGTGGCGCTCGTCGCGCGTGACGTAGGTGTTGTTCGGCGCGGAGTCCGGCAGCCGGGCGCCCGCGCGTTCGGCGATCACGCCCAGCTGATCGTAGGTCGGCACGTGCGGCTCGATCAGGCTGAAAGCCGATTCGTACAAGGTCGCATCGACGACCTGCCCGCGCCCCGTGCGGCCGCGCGCAAAGAGGGCCATCATGCCGCCGAGCGCCCCGTAGAGGCCCGTCACCTCGTCCGTGACGGATGCCGCGATCCGCGCCGGCGCGCGGTCGGGGTCGCCGGTGAGGTAGCGCAATCCGCTGAGGGCCTCGCCGATGGCGCCGTAGCCGGCCCGCTGCGCATAGGGCCCGGTCTGGCCGAAGCCGCTGATCCGGATCATGACCAGACCCGGATTGCTTCGGCTCAGCGTGTCGTAGCCCAGCCCGAGGCGCTCCATCGTGCCGGGCCGGAAGTTCTCGATCACGATGTCGGAGCGCTCGGCCAGGCGCGCGACGATCGAACGGCCTTCGTCGCTCTTCAGGTCGACGGAGATCATCCGCTTGTTGCGGAAGATGCTCGCGGCATAGAGGGACTTGCCGCTGGCCCGCTTGCCCATGCTGCGGACCGCGTCGCCCTCGGCCACCTCCACCTTGATGACCTCGGCGCCGAAGTCGGCCAGCAAGCGGCCGCAAAAAGGCCCTGCAACGCTGGAGCCGAGCTCCAGCACGCGAACGCCCGCAAGGGGGCCGCCGCTCTTCTTGTCCGTCATGCGTTTTTTGTCTCCGTTGCAGCGCGCTGCCTGCTCGCAGGCATGCAGCACCGTGGTCGTGAATTCAATGTACGAGATCGTCGACAACTATGTCAACATTGAAAACGCTAGTCTGATAATTTTTAATGTCCACAATCTTGTTTATTACAATCGACGCGATTCGATACCGCTAAGCTGCGTTTCTTGAAGCGCAACGCAACAGGTCGATGCCGGCATGTGCGTCGGCGCGAAGCTCACGCACGAAAGGACGAAGAAGTGAAAGCGAAGAAAACTGTCAAACCGGAGAGCCCGAAGCGCGGCAGCGCCCGGGTGGAGCAAGACATCGTTCAGGTCCTGCGAGATCGCATTTCCCTCCACCAGATCCCGCCCGGCGCCAAGCTGCTCGAAGGCGAGCTCGCGGAGGAGTTCGGGGTATCGCGCACCCGCGTGCGTGAGGTGCTCACCGAGCTGGAGCTGCGCGGCCTGATCAAGCGCGAGCCCAATCGGGGCGCGATCGTTTCCCGCCTGCAGCTGAGCGAGGTCTTCGAGATCTACGACGCGCGCGAAGGACTGGAGGGAATGATCGTGAGGCTGGCGACGCTCAACAAGCCGCCGGAGTACTGGCAGTCCTGGGTCGATCAACTGAAGGTCGGCGGCCCTTTGGAGAAGCTCATCGAGTCCGGCGATATCGAAGGCTACTTCTCGAACTACGAACGGCTCCGCGGCGAGCTGATTGCGGCCGCCAACAATGCGGTGCTCGCCGGCATGCTGGACAGCATCTTCGAAAAGACGCGCGTCATCATGCGCCGCGTGCAGATCCTGCCCGGCCGCGCGGCCATGGGACTGGTCGAGCAGCGCGCTTTCGTTGCGGCCATGCGCGAAGGCGATGCGGAAAAGGCCGAGCAGCTGCGCCGCCAGAACATCCGCAGTGCGGTGGTCACCTTGAAGCGTTTCCAGCACTACGTGCTGTGAGCCCATGACCGTCCTGCCGACATGCGACCCCCCTCGCCCGCCGCCGCTGGCCGGCGTGCGGGTGCTCGATCTGTCCCGCCTGCTGCCGGGCCCTCTGTGTGCGCAGCACCTGTGCGAACTGGGCGCCACGGTGATCAAGATCGAGGATCCCGGCGCGGGCGACTATGCCCGCCCCGCGATGAGGCAGTTGGTGAATCGCGGCAAGATCGGGTTGACGCTCAACCTCAAGTGCGATGAAGGGCGCGAGATCTTCTTTCAGCTGCTGGCGAATGCCGATGTCGTGCTGGAGGGATTCCGCCCGGGGGTGATGCAGCGCCTGGGCCTGGACTACGCCGAGCTCTCGCGCAGGCGGCCGTCGCTGGTGTATTGCGCCATCTCCGGCTACGGCCAATCCGGTGCCCGGCGGCATGCCGCCGGCCATGACATCAACTACCTCTCCCGCTCGGGCGTTCTGGACATGACGGGCGAAGCGGGCGGCCCGCCGGTCATCCCGGGCTTCCTGATCTCGGACATCCTGGGAGGCACCTTGAGCGCGGCGACCGGCATCCTCGCCGCCCTGGTCGAGGCGCGTCAGACCGGCCGAGGCCGGTTCATCGACGTCAGCATGACCGATGCCGTCATGGCGCACAACGTGCTGCCGCTGGCCGAGTACAACGAATCGGGTTCGGTGCATGCGCGCGGCACCGGCTCGCACACGGGTGGGGCTGCGCGCTACAAGACCTATGCCGCCCGGGACGGGCGCTTTCTCGCCGTCGGCGCACAGGAAAAGAAATTCTGGGACCTGCTCTGCGACGCGCTCGAACTGCCCGAGCTCAAGCCCTTGCACAGCCCGGACGACGCGCAGGCGCCCGACGTGGAGCGGCTGTTGCGCCGCGCCTTTGCCACCCGCGACGCCGCGGACTGGCTATCGGTCCTCGAGCCGCTCGATTGCTGCGTCACGGCCGTCCGGTCCTTCGAGGAAGCGCTGAGGGACCCGGATTTCCGATCGCGCGGAACCGTGCGTGCACCGGCCGCGGACGCCGCGATGAGCCTCGGGCTGCCTTTCGTCGTCAGCGAGTTGGCGCCTTCGGCCCCCAAGGCCTCGCCGCGCCAGGGCGAGCACACCGACACCGTGCTCGGCGAACTGGGTTTCGGCCGCGACACCATCGCCTCGCTGCGCAGCCGCGGCGTCATTTGAATTTCGACAACCATCTCGACAAGACCCAGGAGACGTCAGCATGACCCTACGTGAAATCAAGTCCGAAATCACCGGCTCGCTTTGGAAAGTGTTGAAGGCGCCCGGCGACCGCGTCGCCGAGGATGACCCCCTCATGATCCTCGAATCCATGAAGATGGAAATCCCCGTGATCGCGGATGCATCCGGGATCCTCAAGGAGCTCCTGGTTGCCGAGGGCGAGTCGGTGTCCGAAGGCCAGGTCGTCGCCAGAATCGAGACCTGATCCGTGGGGCCGCTCAACGGATACCGCGTGCTCGAGCTCGGATCTACCGCTGCCGGGCCGTTCTGCGCCCGGCTGCTCGGAGACTTCGGTGCCGAGGTGATCAAGATCGAATCCGAGGAAGGCGATCCGATCCGCCATCTCGGCGAGACCGTCAACGGGAAATCGCTCTACGCAGCCAGCATCGCCCGCAACAAGCACATCGCATCGATCGACCTGCGCCGCCCCGAAGGACGTGCGCTGATCCTGAAGATGCTGCCGGCCTTCGACGCGGTGGTCGAGAACTTCCGGCCCGGCACCCTGGAGCGCTGGGGCCTGTCCTATGAAGAACTCAGCCGCGTCCGGCCCGGTCTGATCCTGACGCGAATCAGCGGCTATGGACAGACCGGACCGTACCGCCATCGGCCCGGCTACGGCGTCATCGGCGAAGCGGTCAGCGGCCTGCGCCACATGATCGGAGAACCGGACCGGCCGCCTTCGCGCGCCGCGGTGCCGCTCACCGATTACATCGCCGGGCTCTACGCCGCGTTCAGCACGGTCATGGCCTTGCTGCACCGGGAACGAACCAGCGAAGGACAGTCCATCGACGTGGCACTCACCGAGGCCGCATTCAGCTTCATGGAGAGTTTCGTGCCCGCGTTCGACAAGCTCGGCAAGATCGGATCGCGCACGGGCTCCCGTCTGCCCAACAGCGCACCGAACAACCTGTACCCCACGCGCGACCACAGCCACATCCTGATCGCCGCGCTGGCCAACCCGATCTTCCGCCGGCTCGCGGCGGCGATGGCGCAACCGGATCTGGCCATCGACGCGCGCTTCGCGGACCAGGCATCGCGCAATGCCCATGAAGATGCCCTGGACGGCATCGTGAGCGCATGGACTTCGACCCGGGATCTGGCCGAGCTCGAGCGCATCCTGCAGGCGGCGGACGTTCCCGCGAGCCGCGTGTTCACGATGGCCGACGTCTTCCAGGATCCGCAATACCGTGCGCGAAACATGCTGCAGGTCGTGGACGACGAGGACATCGGCCCCGTCACGCTCGCCGGCGTGGTGCCGCTCATGTCGGGCACGCCGGGCAGCGTCCGCTGGTCCGGCCATCGGGTCGGCCAGGATACGCGCGAGGTGCTGTCAACCTTCGCCGATGTCGACAGTGCCGAGCTCGATGCACTCGTCCGTCGAGGCATCGTCTTCTGTGGCGAAGCGGCGGCGGTGCCAACGGTCTGATGCGCGAGCTCGCCGCTGGACAACGGACCGGGCTTGTGTTCTTCTCGGTGCGCATTCCCGAATCGAAAGACACCGCGTGGACGCGCTCGACATCCTCATCATTCCCGGCAGCGCGCGCGCAGGCTCGCTCAATCGCAGGCTGGCCGCCTTTGCCGCACGCAGCGCCAGCGACGCGGGCCTGCGGGTTCGCGAACTGGACCTTCGCGCCTTGAAGCTGCCGCTCTACGACGGCGACCTCGAGGCTTCGTCGGGCGTGCCGGAAGGCGCCCATGAACTGGCGCAGGCGATCCGCGAAAGCGATGGCCTCCTGTTCGTCACGCCGGAGTACAACGGATTCCCGACGCCGCTGGTCGTCAATGCCTTCGACTGGCTGTCACGGATCGCGGCGACGCCATCGCGACCCGCGGGCCTGGCCGTCACCGCCAACAAGCCGGTGGGCCTTCTGTCCGCATCGCCCGGACCCGGAGGCGCGCTGCGTTCGATGAATTTCATGCGCCAGTACCTGCAGATGGCCTTCGCGATGCTGGTCGTGCCCCAGCAGTTCGCCCTGGCCCGCGCGCACGAGGCCTTCGACGAGGCCGGCGGCCTCCAGGATGCCAAGGCGGCACGGTCGGTGCAGACCGTGCTGGCTTCGCTGGCCGCGCTGGCGCAAGCGCTCAAGACGGCGGCGCGATAAGGGGACCGACGGCAGCGCGCGCATCCTGCCAGGCACGTGCAGCGCTACGGCCGTATCCCCTATCGGCTCTTCTGCGCGCGCGGTCCCCGCCCCGGAATCGCCGCGAGCTTCACCTTGATGTGTTCAGCCGCTGCGAGCACATCGTCGCGCGAGCCGGAAAGATAGAGCCGCCCGGTGGCGCCGATCATCCGCAGGTCGACAAGACGGATGCCGGGCACCGCCTTCTCGGCCTCGTTCGCCGCATAGGACGCGAACAGCGCCGGCACCAGTTCGAGCAGAAGCATGCTCTCGCCGGGAAGCACCATCGATGCCTGCTTGTTGCGGTTGATGATGACGGCGTGCCGATCGGTGATGTCCTCCACCACGTCCATCACCAGGATCTCCGGCTTGAGCTGGTCCTCGGCACGCAAGCCCAGCGATGCCAGGATCGCCTCGCCTGCGCGGGCCAGATCGGCCGGCTGGTCGGCGTGCACTTCCAGCACGCCGAATTGCCGCTCGACGACCAGCAGGCCGGGTTCCAGTTCGGGCGCCGCCTTCAGCGCCGTGTCGGTCACGCGCTCGATGGCGAGTCCCGGTGCAATCTCCAGGATCAGCGAGCTCATGCCTTCCAGCGGAACGTAGCCGCGTCCGCCGGTGGGCGAGCTCAGGTAGGCGGCGAACTGTCGCTCGAGGCGATCGAGCGTCAGATAGACACGTAGTTCGTTCTGCATAGTGGCTTTCGCGGCACGTCCCGAAGGACGACGCTCACTTCTTGGCAGCTTCGAAATACTTGAGCACGTCGACGTGCGGTCGCGGGATCACGTGGCAGGACCTGACCTCGCCCACCTGCCGCGCCGCCTCGGCGCCGGCATCGGTGGCGGCCTTGACGGCCCCGACGTCGCCGGTCACGGTGATCGCCACCAGCCCCGCACCCACCTGCTCGCGACCGACCATGGTCACGTTCGCCGCTTTCACCATGGCATCCGCGGCAGCGTATGCCGCCACGTAGCCAACCGTCTCGATCAAACCAACTGCTTGGGACATGTCGTCTCTCCTGTCAAAAAACTACGATCAAAAAATGCGCGGCGCCTAGCGCTCGCCGCTGGGATCGACGATCCCGACCACCATGGCATCGACCGGACTGCCGCAGTAGTGCGCCGCCACCGAGCCCTGGATCACCAGCGCGTCGTCGCCGATGCCCACGCCGAAGCCGTCGAGTGCAATGAGCGATCCACCGCCGTCCATCTCCAGGCGCACCAGGGCGCCCGGCGGAAGCAGTTCATGCCGCTTGGTCGCCCAGATGCGACCGGTCACCGTACCTATCTTCATTCGCTGCGCTCCATTCGTAGGCCCGCCGTCCTGGCGTAATCGCGCGCCGCCGGCGTGATGACGGCGCTCCGTTTCAAGCGCACGACCTGGCCGCTGGCGCGATGCCGCCGCAGGACGGCTTCGGTGACCACCGCTTCGTCGAGCGTCATGGCGACGCTGCAACGCAGCGATTCCGCGGGTGGCTGTGCCGGCGCATCGTGGCGGGTCGCCGACATGGACGCGGGCGCCGCCAGCTTCAGGTCGAGCTCGATCGTGCCGCTCAGGAAGCGCTCGCGCAAAACCTCGCTCGCACACAGCAGCTTGAACCAGCGCAGCAGTTCGGCCAGGTCCTCGTCATTGCGAACCGCCAGCGGAAGCCGCACGGCCCGCGCAGGCGCCGCAGCGGGCCGGCGCGTCTGCATGAAGCCGCGCACCGCCTCGCTGACGAGGCCTTCGAGCTCGGGCGATGGCGAGGTGTTCATCTTCTGTTCTCCGGCGTCAGGGCCGCGATCGCGGCCTCGCTCGCGGCGCGCACGGCGGACTCGGTGCCGCTCACGTACAGGCGGCCGCTGGCACCCATGAAGCGACAGTCCACCAGCGTGATGGCGGCCGCCTTCTCGGCTTCGTTGGCCGCCAGCAGCGCGCCGGCGGCGGGCGTGGTTTCGAGCAGGAACAGCGACTGGCCCGGCAGCAGCATCGAGCCCGACTTGTTGCGATTGACCAGGAAGGAGTGGAGGCTGTCGACGCGATCGATCTGGCGCGATGCAAGGATCTGCCGCGGCGGCAGCTCCGGCGACGACAGCCCCAGGGCCTGCAGGATCGCAGCGCCTGCCGCCTTCACCGACGCAGCATGGCGCGCGTGGAACTCCAGATAGCCGAACTGCCGCTCCACCATGAGCACGCCCGGCTTGACGTCGACTTCCTTGAGAACGATGTCGGTCAGCCACTCGACGTCCAGGCCGGGCGCGATCTCGACGATCATCGCCGCGTCGTTCGCCCGCGGCAGAAATCCGCGCATCATGCTGCCGAGAAAGCACATGGTCTGGGGCTGCAGGCGGTCCAGGAAATCGAAAGAGCGCAGTGTGGTCATGGGAGGGTCCGGGATTCGAGGGCCAGGGCCAGGATGGCCCGGACGGTGTCGCGAATGGGGTCGTCCTGCGCATCGCTGGTGCGTTGCGATGGCGCCGCTGCCTCGCCGCGCGCGGCGGCCGCGCCGATCGGGAAGGCGATCTTTTTCCAGTTGATCAGATGCTCGGGCCCCACGTTCTCCGCGATGGAGCTGCGGCCCGCGAAGCCGGTGCCGATGGTGAAGGTGGGCGCCAGGCCGGTGCCGGCGCCGATCACGCCCATGGACGTGCCCTTGTTCACGATCGTGCGGTTCACGTCCAGCGCGCTGCCCCACAGTGCGATGGTCTCGAGGTCTTCCGCGAAGATGCCCGAGGTGTGTCCCGCGCCCGAGACGGCCAGCATGGCTCGCGCCTCGCGGATCGCGTGCTCCCGATCGTCCACGCGCTTGACGCCGAGGATGGGAGAGAGCTTTTCCTTGGCCATGGGCGAGGCGCGCGAGACCTCGTTCAACATCCCGACCAGCACCTTGGCCTGACTCGCGCCGGACAGACCCGCCTGCTCGGCGATCCATGCGGCCGAACGGCCGACGATCTTCGGATTCAGACGGCCCTCGGGGAAGGCGAACGCCTCCAGGCGTTGCTGCTGTTCGGCGTTGCAATAGAAGGCGCCCGCGCGCTTCATGCGCTCGGTGAAGACGCGCTCGGCATCGCGATGCACGAACACCGCCGAGGGCGTGGAGCAGGCCGAACCGTGGTCGAAGGCCTTGGCCGCCATGGTCTCGTCCACGGCGATCGCCAGGTCGGCGCTGGCATCCACGTACACGGGGACATTGCCCGGTCCCACGCCCAGGGAAGGCGTGCCCGAGCTGTAGGCAGCCCGCACCATGGGCGTGCCGCCGGTGGCGAGGATCAGGTTCACGCCCGGGTTGCGCATCATCGCGTGCGTGGCGTCCAGCGTCGGCGCGGCCTGGATCTGGATCGCGTCCGCGGGGGCACCGGCCTCGCGTGCCACGTCGCGCAGGTACTCCGCCGCGTCGATGGAGCAGCGCAGCGCCAGCGGATGCGGACTCAGGATGATGGCGTTGCGCGTCATCAGGCAGGACAGCACCTTGAAGTAGAGCGTGGCGATCGGACTGGTCGATGCCACGAGGCCCATCACCACGCCTGCGGGCCGGCCGATCAGCAGCATCCTGCGTTCTTCATCGACCTGCACGCCGCCGAGCACGCTGCGGCGGTGGAAGGCCATCAGGTCGCGGCTGGCCAGCAGGTTCTTGAACAGCTTGTCTTCCACGCGGCCGATGCGGGTCTCTTCCACCGCCAGCCGCGCATAGTGCTCGGCACGGTCCTCGCAGGCGCGGCAGACGCGCTCGGCGATGCGCCAGGCCTCGGCCGGCTCGAACCGCGCGAAGGCCTGGGCCGCAGGCACGGCACGTGCCACCAGCGTGCGCGCCTCCTGCAGCGCGGCCAGGTCGTCGTCGAGAGCGGGGTTCACGCGATGCCCCTCAGACGTTCGCGCTGCGGCGAGCGATATCGTTCAGGTCGAGCGAGCTGATGGCGTCGAAGACGGCCTTCACCGCGCGGCGCTCGGTGTCCGACAGGCGCTGCATGCGCGCCTCGTCCAACATGCCCGGACCGCGCTGCGCCTGCGCGCCGGCGCCGTTGGCCTGCATCGGCTCCTGAGGTGAAGGCAGCCTGACATCCATCATCATCATCGGCGCTTCGCCAAAGCGCTCGATCGGTGCCGGGCGCGAGGCTTCGGGGCGCGCATCGAGCCGCACCTTGGTCGGCTCGCAGGTCACGCGGTGCATGCGCCGCGTATGGCCGGCATAGTCGAACACCGCGTAGTGCTGCGTCGCCATGTTGTCCCAGATCGCGATGGAATCCTGCTCCCAGCGAAAGCGCACGTGGAAGTCGGGCTTCATGATCCACTCGTTGAGCAGCTTGAGCAGGTTCTCGCCGTAGCGGTCGACGAGGTTGGTAAAGCGCTTGGTCCAGATCGAATTCACGAACAGGCACAGCTTGCCCGTCACCGGATGGTTGATCACCGCGGGATGGATATAGGGCGGGTTGCCG from Variovorax sp. PBL-E5 includes the following:
- a CDS encoding CaiB/BaiF CoA transferase family protein; this translates as MTDKKSGGPLAGVRVLELGSSVAGPFCGRLLADFGAEVIKVEVAEGDAVRSMGKRASGKSLYAASIFRNKRMISVDLKSDEGRSIVARLAERSDIVIENFRPGTMERLGLGYDTLSRSNPGLVMIRISGFGQTGPYAQRAGYGAIGEALSGLRYLTGDPDRAPARIAASVTDEVTGLYGALGGMMALFARGRTGRGQVVDATLYESAFSLIEPHVPTYDQLGVIAERAGARLPDSAPNNTYVTRDERHIHITAMGDAVFARLATAMGQSELADDDRYRTQLARSANEEVLDDIIAGWVRTHVLDDVVAALNEGGVPSAPIYSVADIFKDAHFEARDMLLRVPDDTLGTVVLAGVVPKLSETPGAVRHTGHGVGEDTADVLAEILGLGAAEIAELKRDRIIVASPTTPSIIEKEVS
- a CDS encoding GntR family transcriptional regulator, which produces MKRNATGRCRHVRRREAHARKDEEVKAKKTVKPESPKRGSARVEQDIVQVLRDRISLHQIPPGAKLLEGELAEEFGVSRTRVREVLTELELRGLIKREPNRGAIVSRLQLSEVFEIYDAREGLEGMIVRLATLNKPPEYWQSWVDQLKVGGPLEKLIESGDIEGYFSNYERLRGELIAAANNAVLAGMLDSIFEKTRVIMRRVQILPGRAAMGLVEQRAFVAAMREGDAEKAEQLRRQNIRSAVVTLKRFQHYVL
- a CDS encoding CaiB/BaiF CoA transferase family protein, whose amino-acid sequence is MTVLPTCDPPRPPPLAGVRVLDLSRLLPGPLCAQHLCELGATVIKIEDPGAGDYARPAMRQLVNRGKIGLTLNLKCDEGREIFFQLLANADVVLEGFRPGVMQRLGLDYAELSRRRPSLVYCAISGYGQSGARRHAAGHDINYLSRSGVLDMTGEAGGPPVIPGFLISDILGGTLSAATGILAALVEARQTGRGRFIDVSMTDAVMAHNVLPLAEYNESGSVHARGTGSHTGGAARYKTYAARDGRFLAVGAQEKKFWDLLCDALELPELKPLHSPDDAQAPDVERLLRRAFATRDAADWLSVLEPLDCCVTAVRSFEEALRDPDFRSRGTVRAPAADAAMSLGLPFVVSELAPSAPKASPRQGEHTDTVLGELGFGRDTIASLRSRGVI
- a CDS encoding biotin/lipoyl-binding carrier protein, which encodes MTLREIKSEITGSLWKVLKAPGDRVAEDDPLMILESMKMEIPVIADASGILKELLVAEGESVSEGQVVARIET
- a CDS encoding CaiB/BaiF CoA transferase family protein; the encoded protein is MGPLNGYRVLELGSTAAGPFCARLLGDFGAEVIKIESEEGDPIRHLGETVNGKSLYAASIARNKHIASIDLRRPEGRALILKMLPAFDAVVENFRPGTLERWGLSYEELSRVRPGLILTRISGYGQTGPYRHRPGYGVIGEAVSGLRHMIGEPDRPPSRAAVPLTDYIAGLYAAFSTVMALLHRERTSEGQSIDVALTEAAFSFMESFVPAFDKLGKIGSRTGSRLPNSAPNNLYPTRDHSHILIAALANPIFRRLAAAMAQPDLAIDARFADQASRNAHEDALDGIVSAWTSTRDLAELERILQAADVPASRVFTMADVFQDPQYRARNMLQVVDDEDIGPVTLAGVVPLMSGTPGSVRWSGHRVGQDTREVLSTFADVDSAELDALVRRGIVFCGEAAAVPTV
- a CDS encoding NADPH-dependent FMN reductase, with translation MDALDILIIPGSARAGSLNRRLAAFAARSASDAGLRVRELDLRALKLPLYDGDLEASSGVPEGAHELAQAIRESDGLLFVTPEYNGFPTPLVVNAFDWLSRIAATPSRPAGLAVTANKPVGLLSASPGPGGALRSMNFMRQYLQMAFAMLVVPQQFALARAHEAFDEAGGLQDAKAARSVQTVLASLAALAQALKTAAR
- a CDS encoding microcompartment protein, with translation MQNELRVYLTLDRLERQFAAYLSSPTGGRGYVPLEGMSSLILEIAPGLAIERVTDTALKAAPELEPGLLVVERQFGVLEVHADQPADLARAGEAILASLGLRAEDQLKPEILVMDVVEDITDRHAVIINRNKQASMVLPGESMLLLELVPALFASYAANEAEKAVPGIRLVDLRMIGATGRLYLSGSRDDVLAAAEHIKVKLAAIPGRGPRAQKSR
- a CDS encoding BMC domain-containing protein produces the protein MSQAVGLIETVGYVAAYAAADAMVKAANVTMVGREQVGAGLVAITVTGDVGAVKAATDAGAEAARQVGEVRSCHVIPRPHVDVLKYFEAAKK
- a CDS encoding EutN/CcmL family microcompartment protein, whose product is MKIGTVTGRIWATKRHELLPPGALVRLEMDGGGSLIALDGFGVGIGDDALVIQGSVAAHYCGSPVDAMVVGIVDPSGER
- a CDS encoding BMC domain-containing protein, whose translation is MTTLRSFDFLDRLQPQTMCFLGSMMRGFLPRANDAAMIVEIAPGLDVEWLTDIVLKEVDVKPGVLMVERQFGYLEFHARHAASVKAAGAAILQALGLSSPELPPRQILASRQIDRVDSLHSFLVNRNKSGSMLLPGQSLFLLETTPAAGALLAANEAEKAAAITLVDCRFMGASGRLYVSGTESAVRAASEAAIAALTPENRR
- a CDS encoding aldehyde dehydrogenase family protein: MNPALDDDLAALQEARTLVARAVPAAQAFARFEPAEAWRIAERVCRACEDRAEHYARLAVEETRIGRVEDKLFKNLLASRDLMAFHRRSVLGGVQVDEERRMLLIGRPAGVVMGLVASTSPIATLYFKVLSCLMTRNAIILSPHPLALRCSIDAAEYLRDVAREAGAPADAIQIQAAPTLDATHAMMRNPGVNLILATGGTPMVRAAYSSGTPSLGVGPGNVPVYVDASADLAIAVDETMAAKAFDHGSACSTPSAVFVHRDAERVFTERMKRAGAFYCNAEQQQRLEAFAFPEGRLNPKIVGRSAAWIAEQAGLSGASQAKVLVGMLNEVSRASPMAKEKLSPILGVKRVDDREHAIREARAMLAVSGAGHTSGIFAEDLETIALWGSALDVNRTIVNKGTSMGVIGAGTGLAPTFTIGTGFAGRSSIAENVGPEHLINWKKIAFPIGAAAARGEAAAPSQRTSDAQDDPIRDTVRAILALALESRTLP
- a CDS encoding TauD/TfdA dioxygenase family protein — encoded protein: MTPTIGAVISGVDLNAVKSPAVYDEIRSALWDNKVIFFRKQPLTPQAHLALGRSFGEMERHEFFPHVEGHPEIQTIANTGRKSPDTDRWHADCTFREKPNAVSILRAVEIPPDGGDTLWACMNTAYEALDEPMKKMLLELDAEHDISYAFRRMGYTGEARQLDAGNPPYIHPAVINHPVTGKLCLFVNSIWTKRFTNLVDRYGENLLKLLNEWIMKPDFHVRFRWEQDSIAIWDNMATQHYAVFDYAGHTRRMHRVTCEPTKVRLDARPEASRPAPIERFGEAPMMMMDVRLPSPQEPMQANGAGAQAQRGPGMLDEARMQRLSDTERRAVKAVFDAISSLDLNDIARRSANV